In Mangifera indica cultivar Alphonso chromosome 1, CATAS_Mindica_2.1, whole genome shotgun sequence, a single genomic region encodes these proteins:
- the LOC123221306 gene encoding CRIB domain-containing protein RIC5-like: MSSVVKSILKGLRFIAQLFESKEEPEMQIGLPIDVKHVSHIGLDGSSANEPENYNFIFINLQRNQKSNLSIESSSQDSTGNLKQSVRTHVYITCKRKEGTRVRTGGSKGLEQAEQSAITLWQSQSKEEKQRGTILEERQLANDREKVESGVEEKEEKKEAGTEG, translated from the exons ATGAGTTCAGTAGTAAAGAGCATCTTGAAAGGATTAAGATTCATAGCACAATTATTTG AGTCAAAAGAAGAACCAGAAATGCAAATTGGTCTTCCCATAGATGTAAAGCACGTCTCTCACATTGGATTGGATGGTTCATCCGCCAATGAGCCAGagaattataatttcattttcattaacttGCAAA GAAACCAGAAGTCAAATCTTAGTATTGAGTCATCCTCTCAGGATTCCACTGGCAATCTGAAACAATCTGTTAGAACCCACGTGTACATTACATGCAAGAGAAAGGAAGGAACAAGAGTTAGAACAGGTGGTAGCAAGGGATTGGAGCAAGCAGAACAGTCAGCAATTACTTTGTGGCAAAGTCAATCTAAAGAAGAAAAGCAACGTGGCACAATATTGGAAGAGAGACAGTTGGCAAATGATAGAGAGAAGGTAGAAAGTGGAGTAGaggaaaaggaggaaaaaaaggAAGCTGGTACAGAAGGTTGA